From Pseudomonas vanderleydeniana, the proteins below share one genomic window:
- a CDS encoding DNA/RNA non-specific endonuclease has translation MKKNISALFLAFFLLAPVGAHAAFDACRDQFPGRVVPQVLNMAKLHEICFDSFAVLSSGESKTPVYTVERLNRARLAAAKDEERTNKFYEDARLPSAERASLDDYRGSGYDRGHMSPAADMPSPGSMAQSFSLANMVPQAPENNRGVWARRVEAATRHYVMRAQGDVYVFTGPAFEGQVKTIGRGHVWVPTHLFKLVYDPNAQRAWAYWVENKDDAAVTKPISYRELVNHIGIELLPGVQLKG, from the coding sequence ATGAAGAAGAATATTTCCGCTCTTTTCCTGGCTTTCTTTCTACTCGCTCCTGTTGGGGCGCATGCGGCTTTTGATGCGTGCCGCGATCAATTCCCAGGGAGGGTTGTTCCCCAAGTTTTAAACATGGCAAAGCTGCACGAAATATGCTTTGACTCTTTTGCAGTGTTGAGCTCAGGAGAGAGCAAGACTCCGGTCTATACAGTGGAACGACTCAATCGTGCTCGACTTGCCGCTGCGAAGGACGAAGAACGCACAAACAAGTTCTATGAGGATGCGCGACTTCCTTCGGCTGAGCGAGCTTCACTGGATGACTACAGAGGTTCTGGCTATGATCGTGGTCACATGTCTCCGGCGGCCGATATGCCTTCACCCGGTTCGATGGCCCAGAGTTTCTCCTTGGCCAATATGGTGCCGCAGGCACCTGAAAACAACAGGGGGGTTTGGGCGCGTCGGGTTGAAGCGGCGACCCGCCATTACGTCATGCGGGCCCAAGGCGATGTTTATGTATTCACTGGTCCGGCTTTTGAGGGGCAGGTCAAGACGATTGGTCGTGGGCATGTCTGGGTGCCGACGCATCTGTTCAAATTGGTTTATGACCCGAATGCTCAGCGTGCCTGGGCCTACTGGGTTGAAAACAAGGATGATGCAGCGGTTACCAAGCCCATATCCTATCGTGAATTGGTTAATCACATCGGTATTGAACTCCTGCCGGGTGTTCAATTGAAAGGATAG